A single region of the Devosia sp. FJ2-5-3 genome encodes:
- a CDS encoding DeoR/GlpR family DNA-binding transcription regulator, with product MGQDKLSDRQRDIIALIETEGAQYIEQLAQRYDLTTQTIRRDINSLCDLGFARRFHGGVDLPIQLRNLSVNARAALHSAAKQDIAEQVAAAIPPGSTIFMGIGSTVQFVAKALRDHDKLRVVTNNIDVALTLSDTPQIEVHLTGGLMRHNDRDVVGPDTLDYFEKFYASHAIFGAGALDLEKGILDYSYSEAQLTQKLMSNARLTFLAADASKWTREASVRVARLDSITHFFTDKLPSDGKAAGVLAEAGIHVAICGSETE from the coding sequence ATGGGCCAGGACAAGCTATCGGACAGACAACGCGATATAATCGCGCTGATCGAAACGGAGGGCGCTCAATATATCGAGCAACTCGCCCAGCGCTATGACCTGACCACGCAGACGATCCGCCGCGATATCAATTCACTCTGCGATCTTGGTTTTGCGCGCCGCTTTCACGGCGGCGTGGACCTGCCCATCCAGCTGCGCAATCTGTCGGTCAACGCTCGTGCGGCATTACACTCGGCCGCAAAGCAGGACATCGCCGAGCAGGTGGCGGCGGCCATCCCGCCCGGCTCCACTATTTTCATGGGCATCGGAAGCACCGTTCAATTCGTCGCAAAAGCCTTGCGGGACCACGACAAGCTTCGAGTGGTGACCAACAATATCGACGTCGCCCTGACCCTGTCCGATACCCCGCAGATCGAAGTTCACCTTACGGGTGGACTCATGCGCCACAATGACCGCGACGTGGTCGGCCCTGATACCCTGGACTATTTCGAGAAATTCTACGCCTCTCATGCGATCTTCGGTGCCGGCGCTCTTGATCTGGAAAAGGGTATTTTGGACTACAGCTACAGCGAAGCCCAACTGACGCAGAAGCTGATGAGCAATGCTCGCCTGACATTCCTTGCTGCAGACGCCAGCAAATGGACCCGCGAAGCTTCCGTTCGCGTTGCCCGGCTGGACAGCATAACGCATTTTTTCACGGACAAGCTTCCATCCGACGGCAAAGCAGCGGGCGTCCTCGCCGAGGCCGGAATCCACGTTGCGATTTGCGGCAGCGAAACCGAGTAG
- a CDS encoding glycerophosphoryl diester phosphodiesterase yields the protein MTISSLPGPDRDEVQAHRGASAIAPENTIAAFRAAAEQGAKWVELDVALSADGELIVIHDDSVDRTSSGKGNLGKLTAAQIATLDGGSWFNSNYAGERIPTLGAVIQALGEFGLNINVEIKQHPHHQSLDQLVNAVHAEITRRPAHMQIMISSFDPECLKAMHRLAPDLELAMLWDRVPDNWEALLAQIPATSIHAHFKGLSIGLLEQTAVKGIKVRAWTSNDPLELVSFWRAGLTGVITDSPEIYLG from the coding sequence ATGACCATCTCCTCACTGCCCGGCCCCGACCGGGACGAAGTCCAGGCCCATCGGGGCGCCTCTGCGATCGCTCCGGAAAACACCATTGCGGCCTTTCGAGCCGCTGCGGAACAAGGCGCGAAATGGGTCGAGCTAGACGTGGCGCTCAGCGCCGACGGCGAGCTTATCGTCATCCACGACGACAGCGTTGATCGCACATCCTCCGGCAAGGGCAATCTGGGCAAGTTGACTGCCGCCCAGATCGCTACACTGGACGGCGGCAGTTGGTTCAACTCAAATTATGCCGGCGAACGCATTCCCACGCTCGGCGCGGTCATCCAGGCGCTGGGTGAGTTTGGCCTCAACATCAATGTCGAGATCAAGCAACACCCGCATCACCAGTCGCTCGACCAATTGGTCAATGCTGTGCACGCCGAAATCACCAGGCGTCCGGCGCATATGCAGATCATGATCTCGAGCTTCGATCCGGAATGCCTCAAGGCCATGCACCGTCTCGCGCCAGACCTTGAACTGGCCATGCTCTGGGATCGTGTGCCGGATAATTGGGAGGCCCTGCTGGCCCAAATTCCGGCGACCAGCATTCACGCCCATTTCAAGGGCCTGAGCATCGGCCTTCTTGAACAGACCGCAGTTAAGGGGATCAAGGTGCGCGCATGGACCAGCAATGACCCGCTTGAGCTCGTTTCCTTCTGGAGAGCGGGCCTGACCGGGGTGATCACCGACAGCCCTGAAATCTATCTGGGGTAA